The bacterium genome contains the following window.
AAGTCGAAGGGAAGGAAACGGGGCGCCGCCCGCGCCAGGGCGGCGCGCTCGTTTCGTCAGCCGGCGAGCCCCATCGCGCGCAGCGCGACGCAGCAGCCCGCAGCGACCAGGCCGGCGCAGGGCAGGGTGAAGAACCAGGCCAGCGCCATGTCCTTCCCCACGCCCCAGCGGACCGCGGAAAGACGGCGCGAGGCGCCGGCGCCGAGGACCGACGAGGCGATCGTCTGCGTCGTGCTGATCGGCGCGCCGTAGAGCGACGCGGCGAAGATCACGACCGTCGACGTGCCGGCGACGGCGACGCCGTGCACCGGCTGCATCTTGAAGATCCGCTGCCCCATCGTGCGGATGATCCGCCAGCCGCCGATCATCGTTCCGGCGGCCATCGCGCCGGCGCAGATCAGCTTGACCCAGAACGGGACGTGGACCGAGGCGCTCCGGCCGAAGATGAAGAGGGCGAGCGCGATCACGCCCATCGTCTTCTGCGCGTCGTTGAGGCCGTGGGCCGTGGCCATCAGCGCCGACGCCCCGACCTGCACGTGGCGCAGCCGGTCGTTCGTGCCGCGGCGCGTCGCGTTCCGCAGCATCCAGGCGAGGCCGACCATCGAGAGATAGCCGGCGGCGAAGCCGCAGAGCGGGGAGAGGAACAGCGGCGCGACGACCTTGTGCAGGATCTCGCCGGTGTGCAGCGCGCCCCAGCCTTCGCCGACGATCGCGGCGCCGATCAGCCCGCCGATCAGCGCGTGCGACGAGGAGGAGGGGAGGCCCCAGTACCAGGTCGCGCAGTTCCAGAGCACCGCCCCGAACAGCCCGGCGAAGACGATCACCTGCCCGCCCGGGCCGGGGTCGACCCGCACGATCCCCTTGCCGACCGTCTCCGCGACCTTCGTGCCGATCAGCGCGCCGAGCAGGTTCAGCACCGTGGCCATCACCACCGCGGCGCGCGGCGAGAGCGCCTTCGTGGAGACCACTGTGGCGATCGCGTTGCCGCAGTCGTGCGCGCCGTTGGTGAAGTCGAAGACGAGGGCGACGGCGATCGTCGCGAGCAGGAGGAGCGGCACGCTAAGCATTCTTGAGCGCCACCCCTTCGATCGTCTCGACCAAGTGGCCCGCCTTCTCGATCGCCCGCTCCAGCCGGTCGAAGACCTGGGCCCACATCGTGACCGTCAAGAGCGCCCCTTCGTGCGAGGGATCGACGTTGTAGAGCTCGCCGAGGGCGATCGTCAGCACCAGGTCGGCCTGCGCGACCTG
Protein-coding sequences here:
- a CDS encoding inorganic phosphate transporter, producing MLSVPLLLLATIAVALVFDFTNGAHDCGNAIATVVSTKALSPRAAVVMATVLNLLGALIGTKVAETVGKGIVRVDPGPGGQVIVFAGLFGAVLWNCATWYWGLPSSSSHALIGGLIGAAIVGEGWGALHTGEILHKVVAPLFLSPLCGFAAGYLSMVGLAWMLRNATRRGTNDRLRHVQVGASALMATAHGLNDAQKTMGVIALALFIFGRSASVHVPFWVKLICAGAMAAGTMIGGWRIIRTMGQRIFKMQPVHGVAVAGTSTVVIFAASLYGAPISTTQTIASSVLGAGASRRLSAVRWGVGKDMALAWFFTLPCAGLVAAGCCVALRAMGLAG